The stretch of DNA CGCACGAGGTCGCGTCGGCGCAGTTCCGGGACCACCTGGTCCACGAAGTCGTCGAGTGCCCCGGGCAGATAGGGGAAGTCGACGATGAAGCCGTCAGCTGCTCCCCGGGTGAACATCGACTCCATGTGGTCCGCCAGTTGTTCGGGAGTACCCGCGATGATGTCGCCGGTCTGCCGCATCGCCAGTTGGCGCAGCGTGAGATTGTCCCGGCGGGCGAGGGAGATCCAGCGTTCGGACGTACTGTGCGAGTGGTTCGATGTGGGGATCTCGGGGACGGGCCCGTCCAGCGGGTAGCCCGTCAGATCGAGGTCCCCGAGCTGGTCCTGAAGGGCCCGCAGGGCGACGATGTCGGGCACGAGTTCCTGAAGCTCCCGCAGGCGCTCCTTGGCCTCGGCCTCGGTGCTGCCGATGATGGGTTGCAGTCCGGGCCAGATCTGGATGCCGTCGCGCTGTCGACCGTGTCTGACCGCGCGGTCCTTGAGGTCGGCGTAGAAGTCCTGCGCGTCCGAGAGCCGGGTATGCCTGGTGAAGATCACTTCGCCGTGCCGGGAAGCGAACTCGCGGCCCACCGGTGAGGCACCGGCCTGGAAGATGACGGGCGACCCCTGCGGCGTGGGCGGCAGGTTCAGCGGGCCGCGGACGCTGAAGAACTCGCCCTCGTGGTCGATCGGCGGTCGGCGGGTGCCGTCGCCGGTGTTTCCCTCCGTCCACGGCTGGCCCGACCACAGTTGTCGGGCCACGGCAAGGAACTCCTCGGCCCGTGCATAGCGCAGGTCGTGTTCCATGTGCTCGGGGAAACCGAAGTTGCGCGACTCCCACGGGGCCGCCGAGGTGACTACGTTCCAGCCGGCCCGGCCGCCGCTGATGTGGTCCAGTGACGCGAACTTACGGGCGAGATCGTAGGGGGAGTTGTAGGTGGTGGTCGCCGTCGCGGCGA from Streptomyces tsukubensis encodes:
- a CDS encoding LLM class flavin-dependent oxidoreductase: MAHEGRVLRLGAIIDGPGGHVAAWRHPMAPADSQLDFAFHRRNARTLERGVFDCLFVPDVVAVWGTDVEHLSRTARNEHLEPLSLLAAYAAATEHIGLAATATTTYNSPYDLARKFASLDHISGGRAGWNVVTSAAPWESRNFGFPEHMEHDLRYARAEEFLAVARQLWSGQPWTEGNTGDGTRRPPIDHEGEFFSVRGPLNLPPTPQGSPVIFQAGASPVGREFASRHGEVIFTRHTRLSDAQDFYADLKDRAVRHGRQRDGIQIWPGLQPIIGSTEAEAKERLRELQELVPDIVALRALQDQLGDLDLTGYPLDGPVPEIPTSNHSHSTSERWISLARRDNLTLRQLAMRQTGDIIAGTPEQLADHMESMFTRGAADGFIVDFPYLPGALDDFVDQVVPELRRRDLVRTAYTEGTLRDNLGLKAPLAAAGAGAA